One Streptomyces sp. NBC_01217 genomic region harbors:
- a CDS encoding DUF6629 family protein, with protein sequence MCWSATADLVAGTAITAVGVACVAQARRVRDLPLAALPLLLGAHQIIESVIWRSGGGTGPATIAWAVIALPLLPLWVPLGVLCAAPPHARRRLLVPLAAGVATAVALAHCLATRTVTAEIRGHTLGYVLGLPRSGLLVGGYLLATVGSLLLSGDRLLRRLGVLVAVGAAACAALWRLEFISTWCAFAAVCSVVLLGWTRRRPVEQNV encoded by the coding sequence ATGTGCTGGAGTGCGACTGCCGATCTCGTCGCGGGCACGGCCATCACCGCCGTCGGCGTGGCGTGTGTCGCGCAGGCACGCCGGGTCCGTGATCTGCCCCTCGCGGCGCTGCCGCTGCTCCTCGGGGCCCATCAGATCATCGAGTCGGTGATCTGGCGCTCGGGCGGCGGCACCGGGCCCGCGACCATTGCCTGGGCCGTCATCGCCCTGCCGCTGCTGCCGTTGTGGGTTCCGCTGGGAGTGCTGTGCGCCGCACCACCGCACGCCCGACGCCGGTTGCTGGTGCCGCTCGCGGCCGGAGTCGCGACGGCCGTCGCCCTTGCCCACTGCCTGGCGACCCGTACCGTGACCGCCGAGATCCGCGGCCACACCCTCGGCTACGTCCTCGGTCTGCCCCGCTCCGGGCTCCTCGTCGGCGGGTATCTCCTGGCCACGGTGGGCTCGCTGCTCCTGTCCGGGGACCGCCTGCTGCGACGGCTCGGCGTGCTCGTCGCGGTCGGGGCCGCCGCCTGTGCGGCGCTGTGGCGGCTGGAGTTCATCTCGACCTGGTGCGCCTTCGCCGCGGTGTGTTCGGTGGTCCTGCTCGGCTGGACCCGCCGACGCCCCGTGGAGCAGAACGTCTAG
- a CDS encoding SpoIIE family protein phosphatase, translating into MSDAGAPDPASKAVDGLDAALLDTLFAQSAVGLHVLDTQLRVVRVNLRDDDTSTESLIGRYFTDAYHFERPGEEERAMRSVLDSGVAVHDRVIRGRLMEDPGPDRSLMVSTYRLDDTEGHALGLLAAVVDVNEQEKTRVREACLAAVRTQVGRSLDVGATCEGLVEATVPVFADLAVVEVVDEVLRGSDPPPGPLGLKVPLRRAAVRGLGGAGQRDALVGEMRRLPARTPFALAASDLRPRLVQLGPRTPWLDADPDTARLIAATRAHSLIVVPLKLHGVLLGLVSLYRCRETEPYEDQDLPFALTAAAHVSLSIDNARRYERDHVIASTVQRRLLPQRNGARIAVETSHVLLPGRNSGSWFDTISLSGARTALIIGNVEGPGLQTAITMGQLRTVIHALAGLDLEPDEVLARLTDTAGRLAVERASLPPGDRLRKEASSATCLYAVYDPFSRLCTLARAGHPTPLLVTPDGTTTVLDVPEGPSLFSTDTSPFATAVYELDEGSVLAFFTSALVTDDASAERLREALAQPGRSLQNLGDDVVYNLPAENCPQGAALLLARTGVVPPHQVATWELAHDPTTPAIARTLVRDRLDGWNLDEETAEAAELIVSELITNAVRYGTPPLQLRLILGRSLTCEVHDSSRVTPHLRHARTVDEGGRGLFIVSQLATHWGTRYSNDGKALWTEQEIPSSADEP; encoded by the coding sequence GTGTCGGACGCCGGTGCACCGGACCCCGCGTCGAAGGCGGTCGACGGCCTGGATGCGGCGCTCCTGGACACGCTGTTCGCCCAGTCGGCGGTGGGCCTGCATGTTCTGGACACGCAGTTGCGGGTGGTGCGGGTCAACCTCCGCGACGACGACACCTCCACGGAGAGCCTGATCGGACGCTACTTCACCGACGCGTACCACTTCGAACGACCGGGCGAGGAGGAGCGTGCCATGCGCAGCGTGCTGGACAGCGGCGTGGCTGTGCACGACCGCGTGATCCGCGGCCGGCTCATGGAAGACCCCGGCCCCGATCGCAGTCTGATGGTCTCCACCTACCGTCTGGACGACACGGAGGGGCACGCTCTCGGGCTGCTGGCCGCCGTCGTCGATGTCAATGAGCAGGAGAAGACCCGCGTCAGGGAGGCCTGTCTCGCCGCGGTACGCACACAGGTGGGCAGGTCCCTCGATGTAGGGGCCACCTGTGAGGGACTCGTCGAGGCCACCGTTCCGGTGTTCGCCGACCTCGCCGTGGTCGAGGTGGTGGATGAGGTCCTGCGCGGTTCGGATCCGCCGCCCGGGCCCCTGGGGCTCAAAGTCCCGCTGCGCCGCGCGGCGGTGCGGGGCCTCGGTGGCGCCGGGCAGCGGGACGCCCTGGTCGGAGAGATGCGCAGGCTGCCCGCCCGTACGCCGTTCGCTCTGGCCGCGTCGGATCTCCGGCCCCGTCTCGTCCAGCTCGGTCCCCGGACGCCGTGGCTCGACGCGGATCCCGACACCGCCCGGCTGATCGCGGCGACCCGGGCCCACTCCTTGATCGTGGTCCCGCTGAAGCTGCACGGGGTGCTGCTCGGTCTGGTGAGTCTCTACCGGTGCCGGGAGACGGAGCCCTACGAGGACCAGGATCTCCCGTTCGCTCTGACGGCGGCTGCGCATGTCTCCCTGAGCATCGACAACGCGCGGCGCTACGAGCGCGACCATGTGATCGCGTCGACGGTCCAGCGCCGTCTCCTCCCCCAGCGCAACGGTGCCCGGATCGCGGTGGAGACGTCGCACGTCCTGCTGCCCGGGCGCAACAGCGGCAGCTGGTTCGACACCATCAGCCTGTCCGGCGCGCGCACCGCCCTGATCATCGGCAATGTCGAGGGCCCCGGCCTCCAGACGGCCATCACCATGGGGCAACTGCGGACCGTCATCCACGCACTGGCCGGTCTCGATCTGGAGCCCGACGAGGTACTGGCCCGGCTGACCGACACCGCAGGACGCCTGGCCGTCGAACGGGCATCGCTGCCGCCCGGCGACCGGCTGCGCAAGGAAGCATCCAGTGCGACCTGCCTGTACGCGGTCTACGACCCGTTCTCCCGTCTGTGCACCCTCGCACGGGCGGGACATCCCACACCGCTCCTCGTCACGCCCGACGGCACCACGACCGTGCTGGACGTACCCGAAGGGCCCTCGCTCTTCTCCACCGACACCTCGCCGTTCGCCACCGCTGTGTACGAGCTCGACGAAGGCAGCGTCCTGGCGTTCTTCACCAGCGCCCTCGTGACCGACGACGCGTCCGCGGAGCGGCTGCGGGAGGCGCTCGCGCAGCCGGGCCGGAGTCTGCAGAACCTGGGCGACGACGTGGTCTACAACCTTCCGGCGGAGAACTGTCCCCAGGGCGCCGCGCTCCTCCTCGCCCGTACCGGCGTCGTCCCGCCCCACCAGGTCGCGACCTGGGAGCTGGCCCACGACCCGACCACGCCCGCCATCGCCCGTACGCTCGTGCGCGACCGGCTGGACGGCTGGAACCTCGACGAGGAGACGGCCGAGGCGGCCGAACTCATCGTGAGCGAACTGATCACCAACGCCGTCCGCTACGGCACCCCTCCGCTGCAGCTGCGGCTGATCCTGGGCCGCTCGCTCACCTGCGAGGTGCACGACAGCAGTCGGGTCACGCCCCATCTGCGCCATGCGCGCACCGTCGACGAGGGCGGACGCGGACTGTTCATCGTCTCCCAGCTCGCCACCCACTGGGGCACCCGGTACAGCAATGACGGCAAGGCCCTGTGGACCGAACAGGAGATCCCGTCCTCGGCCGATGAGCCCTGA
- a CDS encoding XdhC/CoxI family protein: MREILPVLSRWYAAGEPFGLATVVGVSRSAPRGPGAAMAVGPDDEVVGSVSGGCVEGAVFELAKEVAETGRARLETFGYSDEDAFAVGLTCGGEITLLVRPVTAAYDPSFGEVAAAVAAHRPVVAATVTDGPAPRGAVLAVRPDTVSGSLGASGLDAAVTADARGELAQGATGLRHYGPNGERREDDVTVFLQSFAPPPRMLVFGAIDFAAAVARIGAFLGYRVTVCDARPAFADPRRFPDGAEVVVDWPHRYLSGTEVDGRTVMCVLTHDPKFDVPLLEVALRTPAAYIGVMGSRRTHEDRLARLRETGLEEAELARLRSPIGLDLGARTPEEVAVSIAAEIVARRWGGTGRPLADTAGAIHPPRPEPM, translated from the coding sequence ATGCGTGAGATCCTCCCGGTGCTCAGCCGCTGGTACGCCGCCGGGGAGCCGTTCGGGCTGGCCACGGTCGTCGGGGTCAGCCGCAGCGCACCGCGCGGCCCCGGCGCCGCGATGGCCGTGGGCCCGGACGACGAGGTCGTGGGCAGCGTCTCCGGCGGCTGCGTGGAGGGCGCGGTCTTCGAACTGGCCAAGGAGGTCGCCGAGACCGGCCGGGCCCGGCTGGAGACCTTCGGCTACAGCGACGAGGACGCCTTCGCCGTCGGCCTCACCTGCGGCGGTGAGATAACTCTTCTCGTACGCCCCGTGACGGCGGCGTACGACCCCTCCTTCGGCGAGGTCGCCGCAGCGGTCGCCGCACACCGCCCGGTGGTGGCCGCCACCGTGACCGACGGGCCCGCCCCGCGCGGCGCCGTGCTCGCCGTCCGGCCGGACACCGTCTCCGGATCGCTGGGCGCGAGCGGCCTGGACGCCGCGGTCACCGCCGACGCGCGCGGGGAACTCGCCCAGGGTGCGACTGGCCTGCGGCACTACGGCCCGAACGGCGAACGGCGTGAGGACGATGTCACCGTGTTCCTCCAGTCGTTCGCCCCGCCGCCGAGGATGCTGGTCTTCGGCGCGATCGACTTCGCCGCCGCGGTGGCCCGGATCGGTGCGTTCCTCGGCTACCGCGTCACCGTTTGCGACGCGCGCCCCGCCTTCGCCGACCCCCGGCGTTTCCCGGACGGCGCTGAGGTGGTCGTCGACTGGCCGCACCGGTATCTGAGCGGCACGGAGGTCGACGGGCGGACCGTGATGTGCGTACTCACCCACGACCCGAAGTTCGACGTCCCGCTGCTGGAGGTGGCGTTGCGCACCCCGGCCGCTTACATCGGAGTGATGGGCAGCCGCCGGACCCACGAGGACCGCCTGGCCCGGCTGCGCGAGACCGGACTCGAAGAGGCGGAACTGGCGCGGCTGCGCTCACCCATCGGCCTCGACCTCGGCGCGCGCACCCCCGAGGAGGTGGCCGTCTCGATCGCGGCGGAGATCGTCGCACGCCGCTGGGGAGGCACCGGCAGGCCGCTCGCGGACACGGCCGGAGCGATCCACCCGCCGCGACCCGAGCCCATGTGA
- a CDS encoding lamin tail domain-containing protein, producing the protein MSRSARRFTATVLASGALVAAAALPATAADHDRGHGQSYPRSAVVLGAIQYDSPGFDNGTNRSLNSEWVTVTNTSRYPVNLRGWTLSDESRNTYRFNLWLAGRSSVRVHTGIGRDTSRDIYQDRRSYVWDANDTATLRDARGYRVDSTSWGRDRDRDRDHRDRDHRDRDHRDRDHDGRNGHQGRDDRGGRNHHDGRG; encoded by the coding sequence ATGTCCCGTTCCGCACGGCGGTTCACCGCTACCGTTCTCGCTTCAGGCGCACTGGTGGCCGCCGCCGCACTGCCCGCGACCGCAGCCGACCACGACCGCGGTCACGGCCAGTCCTACCCGCGCTCGGCCGTGGTCCTGGGCGCGATCCAGTACGACAGCCCCGGTTTCGACAACGGCACCAACCGCAGCCTCAACAGCGAATGGGTGACCGTCACCAACACCAGCCGCTACCCCGTCAACCTCCGCGGCTGGACCCTGAGCGACGAGAGCCGCAACACCTACCGGTTCAATCTGTGGCTGGCCGGCCGCTCCTCGGTGCGTGTGCACACCGGCATCGGCCGCGACACCAGCCGCGACATCTACCAGGACCGCCGCAGCTACGTCTGGGACGCCAACGACACGGCGACTCTGAGGGACGCGCGCGGATACCGGGTCGACTCGACGTCCTGGGGCCGCGACCGCGACCGCGATCGTGACCACCGCGATCGTGACCACCGGGACCGTGACCACCGTGACCGCGACCACGATGGTCGCAACGGCCACCAGGGCCGCGACGACCGAGGCGGCCGCAACCACCACGACGGTCGCGGCTGA
- a CDS encoding DUF1876 domain-containing protein produces the protein MTRTLEWKVRVGLSEEDGTTRAEAVLDTGSERLVGHGVARCNPQDVDIPAIGDELAASRAMKDIAVQLMKAADQELETVGAGPASGPVAPPYAWSDTTA, from the coding sequence ATGACACGCACGCTGGAGTGGAAGGTCCGCGTCGGTCTGTCCGAGGAGGACGGTACGACCAGGGCGGAGGCGGTGCTGGACACCGGTTCCGAAAGACTCGTCGGACACGGGGTCGCCCGCTGCAACCCGCAGGACGTGGACATCCCCGCCATCGGCGACGAACTCGCGGCGAGCCGTGCCATGAAGGACATCGCCGTGCAGCTGATGAAGGCCGCCGACCAGGAACTGGAGACGGTCGGAGCCGGACCCGCGAGCGGTCCCGTGGCACCGCCGTACGCATGGTCCGACACCACGGCCTGA
- a CDS encoding SCO6745 family protein gives MESRPRALWLRTEPLHAVIYFDEECRGIGRSVGLKGFWMGYFATRTAPMGPVRPEAATAVLAVFAPGMVARALPAAWQIVTPETLTDLRAKLAARALRRLVPGIDTLAEQLAVPIAAMVEAASALARPLFAANRPLCDRADPVERLWQLTTTLREFRGDAHAAALADHGLDAPEALVLAAATDRVPREGIQLDRGWGDKEWASAEERLRSRGLIDAQAAVTSRGREERDLIEATTDRLAARLLHPLGDSMVDALLAALELPARQVLEAKLLPFPNPIGLPRSV, from the coding sequence ATGGAGTCGAGACCCCGCGCACTGTGGCTGCGCACCGAACCGCTCCACGCGGTGATCTACTTCGACGAGGAGTGCCGGGGCATCGGCAGGTCCGTCGGCCTCAAGGGCTTCTGGATGGGGTACTTCGCCACCCGGACCGCCCCCATGGGGCCGGTCCGCCCCGAGGCCGCGACCGCGGTCCTGGCCGTCTTCGCCCCGGGGATGGTGGCCCGGGCGCTGCCCGCCGCCTGGCAGATCGTCACCCCCGAGACGCTGACGGACCTGCGGGCGAAGCTCGCCGCGCGGGCGCTGCGCAGGCTCGTCCCCGGCATCGACACGCTCGCCGAACAGCTCGCTGTGCCGATCGCCGCGATGGTGGAGGCGGCATCGGCGCTCGCACGCCCGCTGTTCGCCGCGAACCGGCCGCTGTGCGACCGCGCCGACCCGGTGGAACGCCTGTGGCAACTCACCACCACGCTGCGGGAGTTCCGCGGTGACGCGCACGCCGCCGCGCTTGCCGACCACGGTCTCGACGCCCCCGAGGCGCTCGTCCTGGCCGCCGCCACCGACCGTGTTCCGCGCGAGGGCATCCAGCTCGACCGGGGCTGGGGCGACAAGGAATGGGCGTCAGCCGAGGAACGGCTGCGCTCGCGCGGGCTGATCGACGCGCAGGCGGCTGTCACATCGCGCGGCCGTGAGGAGCGGGACCTGATCGAGGCCACCACCGACCGGCTGGCCGCCCGGCTGCTGCACCCTCTCGGCGACAGCATGGTGGACGCGCTGCTCGCCGCGCTGGAGCTGCCGGCCCGGCAGGTGCTGGAGGCGAAGCTGCTGCCGTTCCCGAACCCGATCGGACTGCCCCGGTCCGTCTAG
- a CDS encoding DUF6777 domain-containing protein: MSDDRPPPSGRPTGPPSGPLSGPTQEGPVPPPPHRPSGPPSGPPAGGSSGGMHGPGGPGDAAAQPSGSGGGPGRPRWRSVPLVASITAVIVAAVVLVVVLTRPDGTSVAGGEVFLQAAGSAGPDPYTPSTARTSSGATTPTPLPSPSATGANVAQAVRGSTPGLYGGTRDVAGCDVEKQIAALTADSGKNAAFASVLGIAPSGVPRYLRSLTPVQLRLDTRVTNHGYRDGAPTSFQAVLQTGTAVLVDDRGVPRVRCACGNPLLPPVAVKGRVKLVGDAWPGYRSSNVVVVEPAPRAVKAFILFDPENDGWFRRDAGDTGSRDKKTAPPAKTIFSSCPPQPAGASDGPCPSTPDSSPAPSKSPPSEPSPATSPPPSAPSPPAPASKSPSASTEPSALVPPSTGAADTEPAPEPPTPQSAPESVATPGPPATT, from the coding sequence GTGAGTGACGACCGACCCCCGCCGTCCGGCCGCCCCACAGGACCCCCCTCCGGCCCGCTCTCGGGCCCCACGCAGGAGGGACCTGTGCCGCCACCGCCGCACCGTCCCTCCGGCCCGCCGTCCGGACCCCCGGCCGGTGGCAGCTCCGGCGGCATGCACGGGCCCGGCGGACCCGGCGATGCGGCCGCGCAGCCGTCCGGCTCCGGCGGCGGCCCCGGGCGCCCCCGATGGCGGTCGGTGCCTTTGGTGGCGTCGATCACCGCCGTGATCGTGGCCGCGGTGGTGCTGGTCGTCGTCCTCACCCGTCCCGACGGCACATCGGTGGCGGGCGGCGAGGTCTTCCTGCAGGCCGCCGGCTCGGCCGGCCCCGATCCGTACACCCCGTCCACGGCACGGACGAGTTCCGGGGCGACGACACCCACCCCGCTGCCCAGCCCCTCCGCGACCGGGGCGAACGTGGCGCAGGCGGTGCGGGGCTCGACTCCGGGCCTGTACGGCGGCACCCGTGACGTCGCCGGCTGCGACGTGGAGAAGCAGATCGCCGCGCTCACGGCCGATTCCGGCAAGAACGCCGCGTTCGCCTCGGTCCTGGGGATCGCCCCCTCCGGCGTTCCCCGCTATCTGCGCTCGCTGACCCCGGTCCAGCTGAGGCTGGACACCCGGGTCACCAACCACGGGTACCGCGACGGTGCGCCCACCAGCTTCCAGGCCGTGCTCCAGACGGGCACAGCCGTCCTGGTCGACGACCGCGGTGTGCCACGGGTGCGCTGTGCCTGCGGAAACCCGCTGCTCCCGCCGGTCGCGGTGAAGGGCCGTGTGAAGCTGGTGGGCGACGCCTGGCCCGGGTACCGCTCCTCGAACGTCGTGGTGGTGGAGCCCGCGCCGCGGGCGGTGAAGGCGTTCATCCTGTTCGATCCGGAGAACGACGGCTGGTTCAGGCGCGACGCGGGTGACACCGGCAGCCGTGACAAGAAGACCGCACCGCCCGCGAAGACGATCTTCTCGTCCTGCCCGCCGCAGCCCGCGGGCGCGTCCGACGGGCCCTGCCCTTCGACGCCGGACTCGTCCCCGGCTCCGTCGAAGAGTCCGCCGTCCGAACCGTCGCCCGCGACCTCCCCGCCGCCGTCCGCGCCGTCCCCTCCGGCGCCGGCCTCGAAATCACCCTCCGCGTCCACCGAACCGTCGGCCCTGGTTCCCCCGTCCACCGGGGCAGCGGACACGGAACCGGCACCGGAGCCCCCGACACCGCAGTCCGCGCCGGAATCCGTGGCGACGCCCGGCCCGCCGGCGACCACCTAG
- a CDS encoding acyl-CoA dehydrogenase family protein produces MTVTTQRTGLLPQAPAPHPTHEVTNQAPPRTGLDEYGTNLPLAQAVRTFGASWHEPELHDIGTLVGSERFQTDAELAHTSPPVLRSHDRYGNRVDEIDFHPAYHEVIGAAVSHGTHTAGWADPKPGAAVARAASFMLFAQIEPGHACPMSMSHAVVPVLQRDPDVGRDWLPGLLSRSYDPRLITPGSKSGLTFGMGMTEKQGGSDVRANTTRATRLASDPEGRAHLLTGHKWFFSAPQSDAFLVLAQAEAGLTCFLVPRVLADGTRNTVRIQRLKNKLGNKSNASSEVEFDGTWAVRVGEPGRGVPTIIEMVNHTRLDCVLGTTAGMRQSVSEAIWHARHRSAFGARLADQPAMTAVLADLALETEAATWTSLRLAHAYEAGSGESEEMFRRLATAVSKYWICKRGPHHAYEALECLGGNGYTEDWPLARRYREQPVMAVWEGSGNVIALDVLRGIARTPQSLDAFWTELETTAGASSVLDAHVRRVRRELAEDLGDPIAAQTRARAAVEGMALALQASLMLRHAPEAMAEAFVAARLGEARGHQYGILPRGTDAAAIVERHFGGAA; encoded by the coding sequence ATGACCGTCACCACGCAGCGGACCGGCCTTCTGCCGCAGGCCCCCGCGCCGCACCCCACCCATGAGGTCACCAACCAGGCCCCGCCCCGGACCGGTCTCGACGAGTACGGCACCAATCTGCCGCTCGCCCAGGCCGTCCGGACCTTCGGCGCCTCCTGGCACGAACCGGAGCTGCACGACATCGGCACCCTGGTCGGTTCCGAGCGTTTCCAGACCGACGCGGAGCTCGCCCACACCTCCCCGCCCGTGCTGCGCTCCCACGACCGTTACGGCAACCGCGTCGACGAGATCGACTTCCACCCCGCGTACCACGAGGTCATCGGCGCTGCGGTGAGCCATGGCACGCACACCGCGGGCTGGGCCGACCCGAAGCCCGGAGCGGCGGTGGCGCGGGCGGCCTCGTTCATGCTGTTCGCCCAGATCGAACCCGGCCACGCCTGCCCGATGTCCATGTCGCATGCCGTGGTCCCGGTCCTGCAGCGCGATCCGGACGTGGGGCGGGACTGGCTGCCGGGCCTGCTCAGCCGTTCGTACGACCCCCGGCTGATCACCCCGGGCAGCAAGTCCGGGCTGACGTTCGGCATGGGGATGACGGAGAAGCAGGGCGGCTCCGACGTCCGCGCCAACACCACGCGGGCCACCCGGCTGGCCTCCGACCCCGAGGGCCGGGCCCATCTGCTGACCGGCCACAAGTGGTTCTTCTCGGCCCCGCAGTCGGACGCCTTCCTGGTCCTGGCCCAGGCCGAGGCCGGGCTCACCTGCTTCCTCGTACCGCGGGTCCTGGCCGACGGCACCCGTAACACCGTCCGTATCCAGCGGCTGAAGAACAAGCTCGGCAACAAGTCGAACGCCTCCTCCGAGGTGGAGTTCGACGGCACCTGGGCGGTACGCGTCGGCGAGCCCGGCCGCGGTGTCCCCACCATCATCGAGATGGTCAACCACACCCGGCTCGACTGTGTGCTCGGCACCACCGCCGGGATGCGCCAGTCGGTGTCCGAGGCGATCTGGCACGCGCGGCACCGCAGCGCGTTCGGCGCCCGGCTCGCCGACCAGCCGGCCATGACGGCGGTCCTCGCCGATCTGGCGCTGGAGACGGAGGCCGCGACCTGGACCTCACTGCGTCTGGCCCACGCGTACGAGGCCGGCAGCGGCGAGTCCGAGGAGATGTTCCGGCGGCTGGCCACCGCGGTGTCCAAGTACTGGATCTGCAAGCGCGGCCCGCATCACGCCTACGAGGCGCTGGAGTGCCTGGGCGGCAACGGCTACACCGAGGACTGGCCGCTGGCCCGGCGCTACCGCGAACAGCCCGTGATGGCGGTGTGGGAGGGCTCCGGCAACGTCATCGCGCTCGATGTGCTGCGGGGCATCGCCAGGACCCCGCAGTCGCTGGACGCCTTCTGGACCGAGCTGGAGACCACGGCCGGTGCCAGTTCCGTACTGGACGCGCACGTCCGCCGGGTACGCCGGGAGCTGGCCGAGGACCTGGGCGACCCGATCGCCGCGCAGACCCGCGCCCGGGCGGCGGTCGAGGGCATGGCGCTGGCCCTGCAGGCCTCCCTGATGCTGCGTCATGCTCCCGAGGCGATGGCAGAGGCATTCGTGGCAGCCCGTCTCGGCGAGGCCCGCGGCCACCAGTACGGCATCCTGCCGCGCGGCACCGATGCCGCGGCGATCGTGGAGCGGCACTTCGGCGGGGCCGCCTGA